Proteins encoded together in one Vicinamibacteria bacterium window:
- a CDS encoding TIGR00730 family Rossman fold protein: protein MKEKPRRSRRGSTGDPKLDRRIEELVNACCTDEERTYVQELTATALGLGMDCTKRIDLKIANAALREMRHAFRIFTPFRSARKVTVFGSARSPEGGPDYDRARALGKAMAEAGWMVVTGAGSGIMGAAHQGAGRSLSIGVNIKLPFEQAANDVIRGDKKLMTFRYFFTRKLFLLKESHAVVLMPGGFGTLDECFEVLTLLQTGKQVPIPVVMVDSPETGYFHELDRFVKKCVLGNGLISPQDTSLFRIVPDPLEARSEILLFYRLYHSSRYVGSKLLIRLERELTDDEMKVLNDGFGDVLRSGRIERAQPLPEELGDDFHGLARIELDFNRKDFGRLRQLIDAINALAG, encoded by the coding sequence ATGAAGGAAAAACCCCGTAGGTCGAGACGCGGCTCCACCGGCGATCCCAAGCTCGATCGCAGGATCGAGGAGCTCGTCAACGCCTGCTGCACCGACGAAGAGCGAACCTATGTGCAGGAGCTCACCGCGACTGCCCTGGGGCTCGGTATGGACTGCACGAAACGCATCGATCTCAAAATCGCCAATGCCGCTCTCAGGGAGATGCGCCATGCGTTTCGAATCTTCACTCCATTTCGGTCTGCGAGGAAAGTTACCGTGTTCGGGTCGGCTCGCTCTCCGGAGGGCGGACCGGATTACGACCGTGCCCGTGCTCTGGGCAAGGCGATGGCCGAAGCGGGCTGGATGGTCGTCACCGGTGCGGGAAGCGGAATCATGGGCGCCGCCCACCAGGGTGCCGGTCGTAGCCTGAGCATCGGGGTGAATATCAAGCTTCCCTTCGAGCAAGCAGCCAATGACGTCATCCGCGGGGACAAGAAGCTCATGACCTTCCGGTACTTCTTCACCCGGAAGCTCTTCCTCCTCAAGGAATCGCACGCGGTGGTGTTGATGCCCGGGGGGTTCGGGACTCTCGACGAATGCTTCGAGGTCCTGACGCTGCTCCAGACGGGAAAGCAGGTCCCAATTCCCGTCGTGATGGTCGATAGCCCGGAGACGGGCTATTTTCACGAGCTGGATCGCTTCGTGAAGAAGTGTGTGCTCGGCAACGGGCTCATTTCACCGCAGGATACCAGCCTGTTTCGGATCGTGCCCGATCCGCTCGAGGCTCGAAGCGAGATTCTCCTTTTCTATCGCCTCTATCATTCCTCGCGGTACGTGGGAAGCAAACTTCTGATTCGTCTCGAGCGGGAGCTCACCGACGATGAAATGAAGGTCCTCAACGACGGCTTCGGGGACGTTCTGCGATCGGGGCGCATCGAGAGGGCTCAGCCCTTGCCCGAAGAGCTCGGAGACGACTTTCACGGCCTCGCCCGGATCGAGCTCGATTTCAACCGGAAGGACTTCGGTCGATTGCGTCAACTCATCGACGCGATCAACGCGCTCGCAGGCTGA